The following is a genomic window from Pseudothermotoga thermarum DSM 5069.
GCCGTACTTTGTCGAAGAATTTGTGAAAGTGAAAAGCAGCGATCAAATGTACGAAGAAGTTGTGAAAAGATTTGACAAAGCTGATGCCGTGATAATGGCCGCAGCCGTTGCGGATTACAAACCATCTTTTGTTAGCACAGAAAAAATAAAGAAAGGTTCAGATACGCTTGTTTTAACGTTGGAAAAGACAAAGGATATCCTTTCTGAGCTTGGAAAACGCAAGGGTAAAAGAATACTTGTGGGTTTCGCCGTTGAGACTTCAAACCTTGAAGAATATGCAAAAACCAAGCTTGTGTCGAAAAACTTGGACATGATAGTTGCCAACGACGTGAGTGCAATGGGAAGTGAGAAAAACTTGGTTGTGATATTCAAATCCGATGGAACTTCAAAGCGGGTAGGCCCCGATGATAAGGAAAATATTGCTTTTGCTATTCTTGACGAGCTTTCTTTGTTTTGGAATAGATCATAAAGTAATCGTTGAGTGGTTTGAAAACGATTTGATATGTCTTTCCGCACAAACTTTGTACACCCCTTCTAAGCCTTTGAAAATATACCTTTTAACCCAAACTGGTCACAGGTTGCCAAAACATGTTGAAAGCGATCGATATGTTTTCGACGTGTCAAGAACAAGTTGGATCTTGCTTGAAGTTTTTGGCAAAAACTCTCTTGGATTTACAATGTCAGGCTCTGATCCTGAAAAAATCGATTTATCTGTTTTTAGGGCAGAACCAGACATCTATGTATTTTCTGATTTGGAAAGTGGGAGAACCTACGTTGTCGTAAAAATTCCTGATGGTTGGACTTTCAAAGGCTGCAAACTTCAAAATGTCTCTTTTAGAAAGTTTTATCACGCAGGCTATCTTTATCTTTACACGACCGACAAACTTAAAGATGGCATTGATAAGTTGCAGGTAAATTTTTTGCTCCCATTTGGTGTGGAGAAAACCTTTGTACAAGAGCTTTTCATACTCAATCATGCAGTCAACATTTTGCGAGGAGGCACAGAACCTTATGTGATAGAACCTGTGGCACCGTACCAACACGTTGTTCAAAGAGGAGAAACTCTCTGGGAAATAGCCAACAGGTATGGGGTAAGGATAGCTGATCTTGAAATAGCCAACAATCTACCGGATGGTAATCGCATAGTTGCCGGGACAGTACTCAAAATAGCTAGAGTTAAGTTTTTGGAATCTTTAACCACTTTGGTTATAAATACGCAAACATCAAAACTTGCTCTCTATTATAACAATAGACTCGTAAAGACCTTCCCAATCGCCGTTGGTAAAAGTGATGCCACTCCGCCTGGAGTGTATTGGATAATGAAGAAGGAAATTGATCCAGCTCTTTATTGGTATGGAGAATACATTCCCCCAAGGTCTCCAATAAACGGTCTTGGAACGCGTTTCTTCCAACTCTCGAATCCAACTTATGGAATACATGGAACAACAAAACCATGGGAGATCGGTAAGAGGATCTCCCATGGTTGTATTCGCATGTTCAATCAGGATATAGAAACCATAGATGCCTTTATAAACGTTGGTACAAAGGTGATAGTAGTAAGATCAACTGAGGATTTTCCAGAAAATCTTAAAGACTTACGCTAGAACCTCCCACCCTTCTTCTCTGCTCTCTTTTTGTACTCTGCAAACTTCTTTTCGCTGTCTCTCAAAAATTTTGCGAGTTTCCTTTCAAACTCAGCCTTAGCTGCAGCTTTTTGTTGATCTTCATCCACCTTTTGATCCTTCAAAGAAAGTTCCCATTTGCCGTCCTTTGTTTTTCCTATAACCCTTGCTTCTACTTCCTGTCCTTCCTTTAGAAAGTCCGCCACGTTTTTAACGTACTGATTTGAGATTTTGGAAATGTGGATGAATCCTGGTTCTCCGTTTTCAAGTGTGACCATGGCTCCGTACTTTGTTATCTGGGTTACTTTACTCTTGACAATATCTCCGACTTTCGTCACAAAAATGCCCCTCCTCAAAAAATTTATGGCATTAATATCCTTTACCTTGGTACTTTCTGCGGAACTTTTCAATTCTTCCTTCAGAGTCAATCACCAAGGATGCACCAGTTGCACCTTTGTACAACGGGTGACAATTTGAACACACGTCTATACGTACACTTTGACGTGTTGTATAAAATTTGTGTTCCGCACCACACGCACACTTAACCGTTACAAGTCTCATTTCAGGATGAATTTCAGGTTTCATTTTTTCTATCACCTCTTTCTTTTCGATTTACCATATTTCGAAATTCAATGACATTATACCACCAAAAATAAACTTTTCAACTACCCAAAAAGTGGTAATTATATCCGTCGCTGGAGGGCGAGAGAGTTAACAGTTACGGTGATTGAACTTGCTATCATGGCAAGTTCTGCTACAAGTGGATGAAGCAGTCCCATGGCTGCAATTGGCAAGGCCAAAATATTGTAACCGAAAGCCCAAATTAAATTCCACTTGATGGTGGAAAACATTTTTTTTGACATTTTGATAAATTCTGGAATGTTCTGCAAGTTTTCCCTCATTATTATCACGTCGGCGCTTGTTATAGTAATATCCGTACCTGTAGCTAACGCGATACCGACATCGGCACCTTTTACAGAGGCAGCATCATTTATGCCATCTCCCACCATGGCAACTTTTCCGAATTTTGTTTGATAATTTCTCACAATTGAAAGTTTTTCATCTGGCTTTACTTCAGCGTAAAAGTCTTCTATGCCAACAAGTTTTGCAACGTATTCAACATTTTCCTTTTTATCACCGCTTACTAAAACTGTTCTCATTCCAAGTTCTTTCAGTTTTTCAATGGCTGTCCTTGCGTCTTTCCTTATCCTATCACCCAGGACAATTATTCCTATTTTTTCATCGTTTTTTCTAACCTCTACAACTATTTCCAGTTGGTTTTTAAAATCATATTCATCCACTGGTTTTCCAATGAAATACCTTGAACCGTTGACAACGCCATATACACCTTTTGAAGGTACTTCAACAAAATCAAAAACTTCAACATAATTTTCAACCAAAGACGATATAGCCTTGGCTATAGGATGGTTGGAAAATCTTTCTATGGATGCAACTGCAAGAAGATCTTCCGATGACAAGTTGTGTTTTAACACCAAAAGTTTGCCTTCAGTCAAAGTTCCTGTTTTGTCAAAAAGAACTACTTTTACATCTTTACTTGTTTGTACAGCTTCGGCATTTTTTACGAGTATACCCTTTTTTGCCGCCACCGTTGTACCTATAAGCAAAGCCATTGGTGTTGCCAATCCAAGAGCACACGGGCAAGCAATTAGTAAAGTCGATATGGCAGCAAAAATAGCAAAGTTTAAGGCGTTTTCAATGTGAACCATCCACGGTATAACTTGGCTTAAATTGATCAAAAACGGTTTCAATTTGTCGAAAGCAAACAGCCAAAAGACAAAGGAAAAAACTGAAAGAACAAGCACGAACGGTACAAATGCATTGGTTATTTTATCAACTGTGGCTTGAATAGGTATCTTTGAGCCTTGTGCAAGTTGAACCAATTGCAATATTTGTTCAAGAAAAGAATCTTTTCCGACTTTGGTTGCCCTAACTTTTAACACACCAGATAGATTAACCGTTCCACTTACAACTTCGTCATTTTCTTTTTTGAAAACCGGAATAGGTTCACCATTTATGAGTGACTGATCAACCCAAGATTGTCCTTCCACCACAACACCATCAACTGGTATTAAATCTCCCGGCTTAACAAGAACGATATAATTTTCTTTCACAGCTTCTATAGGCATGATTATTTCCTCGTTATCGTTGAGAACAATCGCCTGCTTTGCTTTTAACTTTAAAAGAGATTGAACTTGCTTCAGCGCTTTGTCCCTCAAACGCGATTCTATGAACTTACCAGTTAAATGAAAGGTCATTATCATAGCACCTATGCTGGCAAAAGATTCTATTTTCAAATCAAACAACTTTAGAAATCCCGTTAGCCATGCAGCTGTAGATCCAATGGCAATCAAAGAATCCATGTTTGTATGCTTGTGGGTGATTGCTATAACTGCACTTTTAAAAACTTTCCTTCCAATTAGAAACACAATCGCAGCAGAAACTGATACTTCAAAAACCAACAGATAACGATGCCAAAAATGATCGTAGGAAAACATATGAATGATCATTAAAATCAACAGCGGAAGTGTTAAAATCCAGCTTAAAATCAAATATTTTTTAGCTTGAAGATATCGTTTTTCTTCCTCAGATGAATTATAATCAAGTACCGCTTCATATCCAACGCTTTCAACGGTTGTCCTTATAACATCGAAAGGTATATCTTCTTCCGATACTATGAATGCAGTAGAAGTTGAAAGATTAACGGCGGCAAACTTTACCTTCGGAATTTGCCTTAAAGCTTTTTCGACAATGTTTGCACAATTTACACATGTCATTCCCAGCACTTTGAAGGTTATACTCTTTTTCTCCAACATATCCACCCCAACGGTTATGATAAAACAACTTGAGAAAATTGGACAACTTTTATCCACATTTATAAAAGCTGTGCAAAAATCTTAACACAAAAAGCTAACTCACATCGTTTTTTTATCGTTGATTGCTGTGTGATGAATTCGTCATGTCTACGTTACTTTTAAGTAACATAAAATAACACCAAGAGTCTGCTTTTTTCTGATAAAATTTTTTCGAAATAGAGAGTTACATATGGTAATTGAAAAAATATTATTTACTCATTTGAAAGGAGGCTTAAAGTTGTCATCCAAAAGAGTTTTTGTAACTGCGCTTTCTTTCTCAAAATACAGTAAGGAACCAAAGGAATACCTTGAAAAACATGGTGTAGAGATATTTTGGAATCCACTTGGAAGACCTATGAAAGAGGAAGAGTTGATAATTGAGTTATTGAAGGTCTCACCGATACACGGAATAATTGTTGGAACTGATCCAATCACAAGGAAAGTGATAGAATCTCTACCAGACCTCAAAGTTATAGCAAAACACGGTGTAGGGGTGGATAACATAGATCTTAAGGCGGCAAAAGAAAGAGGAATAATTGTTACCAATGCACCTGGGTCGAACAATGAAGCTGTAGCCGATTTGACATGGGCTTTGATTTTGGCAGCGGCAAGGCAAGTTCCAAAAGCCGACCAAACAACAAGACAAGGGCGCTGGGATAGATTTGTGGGATATGAAATATATGGAAAAACCATAGGGATAATTGGAACTGGTCAAATTGGATTAGCTGTTGCAAGAAGAGCAAAAGGTTTTGGGATGAGGATACTCGGCTATGACTTAGTTCAAAACGAAATAGCCATAAAGGAACTTGGTGTAATTTATGTTTCTTTGGAAGAATTGCTAAAAGAATCTGACGTTGTAACAGTCCATGTTCCTCTTAACGAGAAAACTCAGCACATGATTGGCAAAAAGGAGCTTGAACTCATGAAAAAAACCGCTATACTTGTGAATACATCAAGGGGTGAGGTTATCGACGAAGAGGCGCTTTACGAGGCTTTAAAGAACAATCGTATTTTTGCCGCAGGACTTGATGTTTTTTCACAAGAACCACCGGTTAACAGCCCTTTGCTGAAACTTGAGAACGTTGTTCTGACACCTCACATAGGCGCTTACACCGTTGAGGCTAACTACAGAATGGGAATGGCCGCGGCAAAAAGTATAGTTCAAGTTTTCAACGGTGAGGTGCCAGAAAATATGGTTGTTTGATTATACTAATGGGGAGGTGTTATGATGAGGTCCAAAGGGTTTGTAACCGTTGTGTTGATTCTTTTGATTACCTCTGTTATGCTAGCTGCGCCTAGATACGTGCTTAAATTCAACCACGTTTTGTCGCCGACATCTCCTTATCACGAAGGATTTTTAAAGTGGGCAAAAGCTGTTGAGGAAAGAACAAACGGAGATTTGAAGATTGAAGTTTACCACAGTGCTCAGCTCGGTGTAGAAGAGGATATCCTCGAACAAATTCGTGCTGGTGCTAACATTGGTCAGAACACAGATTCTGCAAGAATGGGGATGTATGTGCGAGAGATTGCCGTTATGAATGCCGCTTACTTTATCGACTTCATGGGTGCAAAGACTCCAGAAGAAGTCATGGAAGTTTTGCAGAAAATCAAGAATTCTCCAACGATGCAAAAATGGCTCAAAGAACTTGAAGAAAAATACGGTTTCAAAGTCTTATCATTCATGTGGGTTCAAGGTTACAGGCATTTCTTCACAAACAAACCGATCAGAAAGCCTGAGGACTTGCGTGGTCTGAGGATAAGGACACCTGCAGCACCAATTTGGCAGGAATCCATAAGGGCTCTTGGGGCACAGCCGGTTGCACTCAACTTTGGAGAAATCTACACTGGAATTCAAACAAAGGCTGTCGATGGAGCGGAACTTGTTTACGAAAACATCTACAGTGGAAAATTGTACGAAGTTTTGAAATATGGTTCTGAAACTGGCCATATTTTGTTGATAAACTTTGAGGTTGTAAGCGCAAAATGGTTCAACAGCTTGCCACCAGAATATCAGAAAATACTCGTTGAAGAATGCGATAAAGCAGGAATCGAAACTTCGTTGAAAATCATGAAGGAGCTTGATGCGTATTACAAACAGCTTGTTCAAGAAAAAGGTATACAAATAATCACGGACGTCGATAAGAAAGCCTTTATGGAAGCAGCAGAACAATGCTATCGTGTGCTTGGCCTTCTTGAAGCTAGGAACCAGTTGATAAAAGAAATCAGAGGACAGTAACTTGTGATTTTTCGTTGGGCCCCGACCTCAAGAGGTCGGGTCCCTTTGAATTTGAAAAGGGGTGAAAAGCAGGTGAATCGCAAAGATTATCTTCTGTTGTTTGAAAAGAACGCCGCAAAGATTTTGATAACTTCAATGATTATCCTAGTCTTTGTTTCTGGTGTTGCCCGATTTTTAAAAAATCCAATAAACTGGGCAGTCGATATGAGTACATTCATGTTTGCGTGGGCATGCTTTTTTGCTATAGATGTGGCTTGGAGAGAGAATAAAATGATGGCAGTTGATCTTCTTGTCAGACGCTTGCCAAAGAAGGCTCAAAAAGTGATTAGAATTGTGAACTACTTAATAATATCAGCATTTATGGTTTATCTTGTAATCTGGGGTTCTCAACTTACGTACACGATGCGTTTTCGCAGGTTTCTAGGAATGCCTGCTGTTAGTTATTCCTGGGTAACTTTGAGCGTACCTGTCGGAGGGTGTTTGATCTTAAGGACCACGATTGAAAAGATAATAAATGAACTCAAAAGTAGAAACAAAGGAGATGAAAGAACATGCTGATAGTTTTCATAGCCTTTGCCACTTTTTTGTTGATGGGTATGCCTGTTGCTTTTGCAATTGGCATATCTGGTTTTTTGTGGTTCTTTCAACATCCAAATCTTCCGATTACTATACCAATTCAAAGAGCACTTTCTCAAACGCAAAATTTTGTCCTTTTGGCTATTCCCATGTTTATCCTTGCTGGAAATGTAATGAACTATGCTGGGGTGACAAAGCGCCTTTTGGACTTTGCTTCGGCATTGATTGGGCATAAGCGAGGAGGACTTGGGCAGGTTTCCGCGGTTCTTTCAACTTTGATGGGCGGTGTTTCTGGATCAAGTATTGCTGACGCTGCTATGGAAACCAGAATGCTTGGGCCTGAAATGATAAAAAGAGGTTATCCAAAAGGGTTTGCTGTAGCGGTTAACGTGTGGACATCACTTATTACGCCGATAATTCCGCCTGGGATTGCCTATATACTTTACGGTACGATAGGTGGAGTCTCCATCGGTAGATTATTTGCTGCAGGTATTCTGCCTGGCTTACTTTTAATGGTTGCTTTCATGATTGCGATATCAATTTCCGCTAAACATTTGGGACTGCAGCCTGAAAGACCAAAAAGAGCATCTGCCTTTGAAGTATTCTCTGCTTTTTTGAGAAGTATTTGGGCACTTGTCTTTCCAGTGATGCTCATCTTTGGACTTAGGCTTGGGGTTTTCACCCCGTCTGAGGTTGGTTCGTTTGCAGTCATATATGGTTTAATAGTTGGATTTTTGATCTACAGAGAATTGGATGTAAAAACGTTTTTCACAAAAACTCTGAGCGATTCAATAGGTGATATTGGAAGTGTGATGGCAATAATAATGCTGTCGGCTATTTTTGATTACGGAATGATCTGGGAAAGAATACCAGAGAAACTGGCAAATATGATGCTTGGAATAAGTACAAATCCAACTGTTCTAATGATAATTATTGTTTTGTTCCTGATTTTTGCCGGTTTGTTCATTGATGCGACGGCTTTGATTTTGATGACAACATCCGTTTTACTTCCAGTTGCTCGTCGGCTTGGAATTGACCCGGTTCACTTTGGGCTTGTTTTCATCCTTTCGGCGGCGATGGGTAATCAAACTCCTCCGGTTGGTGCTTCAATGTACGCTGGATGTTCTGTTCTAGGCGCAACCATGGAGGAATACACAAAAGCTTCTTGGCCCTTCTTTATAGCAGCTGTAGTTGTAATCTCTGCAGTGATATTCTTCCCGCAAATCTCTTTGTTGATTCCAAACTTGCTTTTTAAATAAAAAAGAAGGAGGAATAGGTGTTATGAATTTCACAGGTAAAGTGGTTCTTATAACTGGAGCTGGAAGTGGTATAGGAAGAAAAGCTGCTATCATGTTCGCAGAAAGAGGAGCAAAAGTTGTAGTCAACGATATCTCGCAAGAAAAAGGAATTGAAACTGTTGAAATGATAAAACAACAAGGTGGAACAGCTGTTTTCATATATGGTGACGTATCCAACACTGCAGATGCAAAAAGAATTGTTGAAGAAACGGTCAAAACCTTTGGACGTTTGGATATTCTTGTTAACAACGCCGGAATTGTACCCTCTGGAAAGGTAGAAGATGCAACGGATGAGGTGTTTGAAAGAACAATGGCTATAAACGTAAAAGGACCAATAATGCTTTCCAAGTACGCAGTTCAGGAGATGAAAAAACAAGGTGGTGGAGTCATAGTAAACGTGTCCTCTGTTGCAGCTTTAAAAGGAATCGCAGATAGATGTATCTACAGCGTCTCTAAAGCTGCCTTACTTGGTCTTACAAAATCCATGGCAATTGATTACGTAAAATACAACATAAGAGTCAACGCTGTTTGCCCTGGTACAACTTATTCTCAAGGACTTGCAGAAAGAGTTAAGGCTTCCCCAGATCCAGAAGCAACGTTAAGGGAAATGATGGCGCGTCAACCAATTGGAAGGTTGGCAAAGGAAGAGGAAATAGCCTTTGCAATACTCTTTGCTGCATGCGACGAAGCTGCTTTCATGACGGGTAGTTACATTGTGATCGACGGAGGAGCAACAACCGCTTAGCTTGAAGTATATTTTGAAAAATTATAAAATCTTGTAGCGATCGTCAAATTTCAGTCATTATAGAGGTGAATGAAGTGAATTCTGTTTTTCTTGGACTCGATGTAGGAACCACTGGTGCAAAGTGCTGTGCTTTTGATAAAGATGGGAATCTGATCTCTATCGGAAGACAAAACTACGGGGTCAT
Proteins encoded in this region:
- a CDS encoding heavy metal translocating P-type ATPase; the encoded protein is MLEKKSITFKVLGMTCVNCANIVEKALRQIPKVKFAAVNLSTSTAFIVSEEDIPFDVIRTTVESVGYEAVLDYNSSEEEKRYLQAKKYLILSWILTLPLLILMIIHMFSYDHFWHRYLLVFEVSVSAAIVFLIGRKVFKSAVIAITHKHTNMDSLIAIGSTAAWLTGFLKLFDLKIESFASIGAMIMTFHLTGKFIESRLRDKALKQVQSLLKLKAKQAIVLNDNEEIIMPIEAVKENYIVLVKPGDLIPVDGVVVEGQSWVDQSLINGEPIPVFKKENDEVVSGTVNLSGVLKVRATKVGKDSFLEQILQLVQLAQGSKIPIQATVDKITNAFVPFVLVLSVFSFVFWLFAFDKLKPFLINLSQVIPWMVHIENALNFAIFAAISTLLIACPCALGLATPMALLIGTTVAAKKGILVKNAEAVQTSKDVKVVLFDKTGTLTEGKLLVLKHNLSSEDLLAVASIERFSNHPIAKAISSLVENYVEVFDFVEVPSKGVYGVVNGSRYFIGKPVDEYDFKNQLEIVVEVRKNDEKIGIIVLGDRIRKDARTAIEKLKELGMRTVLVSGDKKENVEYVAKLVGIEDFYAEVKPDEKLSIVRNYQTKFGKVAMVGDGINDAASVKGADVGIALATGTDITITSADVIIMRENLQNIPEFIKMSKKMFSTIKWNLIWAFGYNILALPIAAMGLLHPLVAELAMIASSITVTVNSLALQRRI
- a CDS encoding C4-dicarboxylate TRAP transporter substrate-binding protein — its product is MRSKGFVTVVLILLITSVMLAAPRYVLKFNHVLSPTSPYHEGFLKWAKAVEERTNGDLKIEVYHSAQLGVEEDILEQIRAGANIGQNTDSARMGMYVREIAVMNAAYFIDFMGAKTPEEVMEVLQKIKNSPTMQKWLKELEEKYGFKVLSFMWVQGYRHFFTNKPIRKPEDLRGLRIRTPAAPIWQESIRALGAQPVALNFGEIYTGIQTKAVDGAELVYENIYSGKLYEVLKYGSETGHILLINFEVVSAKWFNSLPPEYQKILVEECDKAGIETSLKIMKELDAYYKQLVQEKGIQIITDVDKKAFMEAAEQCYRVLGLLEARNQLIKEIRGQ
- a CDS encoding S1 RNA-binding domain-containing protein; this translates as MTKVGDIVKSKVTQITKYGAMVTLENGEPGFIHISKISNQYVKNVADFLKEGQEVEARVIGKTKDGKWELSLKDQKVDEDQQKAAAKAEFERKLAKFLRDSEKKFAEYKKRAEKKGGRF
- a CDS encoding SDR family NAD(P)-dependent oxidoreductase, yielding MNFTGKVVLITGAGSGIGRKAAIMFAERGAKVVVNDISQEKGIETVEMIKQQGGTAVFIYGDVSNTADAKRIVEETVKTFGRLDILVNNAGIVPSGKVEDATDEVFERTMAINVKGPIMLSKYAVQEMKKQGGGVIVNVSSVAALKGIADRCIYSVSKAALLGLTKSMAIDYVKYNIRVNAVCPGTTYSQGLAERVKASPDPEATLREMMARQPIGRLAKEEEIAFAILFAACDEAAFMTGSYIVIDGGATTA
- a CDS encoding phosphoglycerate dehydrogenase; amino-acid sequence: MSSKRVFVTALSFSKYSKEPKEYLEKHGVEIFWNPLGRPMKEEELIIELLKVSPIHGIIVGTDPITRKVIESLPDLKVIAKHGVGVDNIDLKAAKERGIIVTNAPGSNNEAVADLTWALILAAARQVPKADQTTRQGRWDRFVGYEIYGKTIGIIGTGQIGLAVARRAKGFGMRILGYDLVQNEIAIKELGVIYVSLEELLKESDVVTVHVPLNEKTQHMIGKKELELMKKTAILVNTSRGEVIDEEALYEALKNNRIFAAGLDVFSQEPPVNSPLLKLENVVLTPHIGAYTVEANYRMGMAAAKSIVQVFNGEVPENMVV
- a CDS encoding L,D-transpeptidase family protein: MIRKILLLLFLTSFLCFGIDHKVIVEWFENDLICLSAQTLYTPSKPLKIYLLTQTGHRLPKHVESDRYVFDVSRTSWILLEVFGKNSLGFTMSGSDPEKIDLSVFRAEPDIYVFSDLESGRTYVVVKIPDGWTFKGCKLQNVSFRKFYHAGYLYLYTTDKLKDGIDKLQVNFLLPFGVEKTFVQELFILNHAVNILRGGTEPYVIEPVAPYQHVVQRGETLWEIANRYGVRIADLEIANNLPDGNRIVAGTVLKIARVKFLESLTTLVINTQTSKLALYYNNRLVKTFPIAVGKSDATPPGVYWIMKKEIDPALYWYGEYIPPRSPINGLGTRFFQLSNPTYGIHGTTKPWEIGKRISHGCIRMFNQDIETIDAFINVGTKVIVVRSTEDFPENLKDLR
- a CDS encoding TRAP transporter large permease; translated protein: MLIVFIAFATFLLMGMPVAFAIGISGFLWFFQHPNLPITIPIQRALSQTQNFVLLAIPMFILAGNVMNYAGVTKRLLDFASALIGHKRGGLGQVSAVLSTLMGGVSGSSIADAAMETRMLGPEMIKRGYPKGFAVAVNVWTSLITPIIPPGIAYILYGTIGGVSIGRLFAAGILPGLLLMVAFMIAISISAKHLGLQPERPKRASAFEVFSAFLRSIWALVFPVMLIFGLRLGVFTPSEVGSFAVIYGLIVGFLIYRELDVKTFFTKTLSDSIGDIGSVMAIIMLSAIFDYGMIWERIPEKLANMMLGISTNPTVLMIIIVLFLIFAGLFIDATALILMTTSVLLPVARRLGIDPVHFGLVFILSAAMGNQTPPVGASMYAGCSVLGATMEEYTKASWPFFIAAVVVISAVIFFPQISLLIPNLLFK
- a CDS encoding TRAP transporter small permease; this translates as MNLKRGEKQVNRKDYLLLFEKNAAKILITSMIILVFVSGVARFLKNPINWAVDMSTFMFAWACFFAIDVAWRENKMMAVDLLVRRLPKKAQKVIRIVNYLIISAFMVYLVIWGSQLTYTMRFRRFLGMPAVSYSWVTLSVPVGGCLILRTTIEKIINELKSRNKGDERTC
- the rpmE gene encoding 50S ribosomal protein L31; the protein is MKPEIHPEMRLVTVKCACGAEHKFYTTRQSVRIDVCSNCHPLYKGATGASLVIDSEGRIEKFRRKYQGKGY